A window of the Vespa crabro chromosome 8, iyVesCrab1.2, whole genome shotgun sequence genome harbors these coding sequences:
- the LOC124426301 gene encoding cytochrome c oxidase subunit 5A, mitochondrial → MLRLVVGRIGSSLRNITIPRTTIVGTQSYRNSHGSTESDEEFDARYESFFNRPDIDGWEARKAMNDLAGMDMVPEPRIICAALRACRRVNDYALAIRFLESIKDKCGPYVNTIYPYILQEIRPTLDELGINTPEELGYDKPELALVAPYEM, encoded by the exons atgttacgtcTCGTGGTAGGACGCATTGGATCCTCTCtaagaaatattacgatacCTCGTACTACGATTGTTGGTACTCAGTCTTATAGAAATTCGCACGGTTCTACTGAATCTGATGAAGAATTCGATGCACGATATGAAAGTTTTTTCAATCGTCCGGATATCGATGGCTGGGAGGCTCGAAAGGCAATGAACGATTTAGCTG GTATGGACATGGTTCCTGAACCCAGAATTATCTGTGCAGCATTAAGAGCTTGTAGACGAGTAAATGATTATGCACTGGCTATTAGATTCTTGGAATCTATTAAAGACAAATGCGGTCCGTATGTCAACACTATTTATCCATATATTCTTCAAGAGATAAGGCCTACCTTAGATGAATTGGGTATCAATACTCCAGAAGAATTAGGATATGACAAACCAGAATTAGCCCTTGTAGCCCCAtatgaaatgtaa
- the LOC124426295 gene encoding zinc finger protein 615-like isoform X1, which yields MLLCRLCGINLQNGRLKNIFEDSTDLKQKIIDTLPINISPLDDGSKFVCISCHDKVILYHKFIQEVLKYERELNNGKSNCFHEFTRNEKEQTDIFAKICNDTVCTCPNCNVDLMILLVSNPQNCDYSFQISLAIVGHTEKTYPTKEQNLQNFEKPIALNIKQDNVNPQNCIKLKANMNGESIEIKDINRKNTLTYNMIGKENSLNRTQKDVKRKFKRNIKYKETSDSVKIPKLEVIYEPYSELVNCKDTNTSVKLESTYDNIVWFNCEKNYKKHDRIINNEDIKTDDKDNIKSCPRIVCNLCGARYLSQSKYEFHMERHKFDCMDKYVCTVCKKKASNENLLWDHYYYTHKNSQRFICLECDKLFSKYTRLKGHQKKHKHSGIQEINVDIGNNDLDIDNTQKELAVKIQGKTFTNCNLCGKLIFDLDPDAINDLVTCSSCEDSTLSLVVDGNEAKVISPRQYHCSKCPKHFVRKERLEFHEMRHNENMKEFICSTCGKEFSAENSLYEHYLFVHKGARPYVCELCGKSFQLKARLREHHRTHTGERPFQCDVCEQKCTTKNALRLHRKIHFSHNRYICNICNKSFRKKQNMNEHLEKHWKHDKNILLPQVFTCPICMEDFPTYRMLKYHMIETHEISNQDPILIEQKPWYECEECHEKFKHQMSLKAHKERIHEGKVDPIYQCDICNASYRVKQLLINHIRSKHNGEKRYKCAQCEKGFNDTKSLYNHVLLHTGKKPFVCEYCNMSFRRKDSRDHHQRKHTGELPYQCQDCGEHFASYNYRSKHRKQHHDKGDLECPECGEKCNDQQEIRIHLNNHLGEKLKQLQNV from the exons atgttattgtgTCGTTTATGTGGTATAAACCTTCAAAACGGAAggcttaaaaatatatttgaagatTCGACAGatctaaaacaaaaaataatagacaCATTACCAATTAAT atatctcCATTGGATGATGGCTCtaaatttgtatgtatatcctGTCATGACAAAGTTATTCTTTATCATAAGTTCATTCAAGAagttttaaaatatgaaagagaatTAAATAACGGAAAAAGTAATTGTTTTCATGAGTTtacaagaaatgaaaaagaacaaacagaTATATTTGCTAAGATTTGTAATGATACAGTATGCACATGTCCAAATTGTAATGTcgatttaatgatattattagtTAGTAATCCACAAAACTGTGATTATAGTTTTCAAATTTCACTAGCAATTGTTGGTCATACTGAAAAAACTTACCCAACAAAAGAGCAAAATCTTCAAAACTTCGAAAAACCAATAGCGCTTAATATAAAACAAGACAATGTAAATCCACAAAATTGTATCAAATTAAAAGCAAATATGAATGGAGAAagtattgaaataaaagacattaatcgtaaaaatacATTGACATATAATATGATTGGTAAGGAAAATTCCTTAAATAGGACACAGAAAGatgtcaaaagaaaatttaagagaaatataaaatataaagaaacttCAGATTCTGTTAAGATTCCTAAATTAGAAGTAATTTATGAGCCATATTCTGAACTTGTAAATTGTAAGGATACAAATACATCAGTAAAATTAGAATCTACttatgataatattgtatGGTTCAATTGTGAAAAAAACTATAAGAAGCACGACagaatcattaataatgaGGATATTAAAACAGACgacaaagataatataaaatcttgtCCAAGAATTGTATGTAATTTATGTGGTGCTCGATATCTTTCACAATCAAAATATGAATTTCATATGGAAAGACACAAATTTGATTGTAtggataaatatgtatgtactgtttgtaaaaaaaaagcaagtaatgaaaatttattgtgggatcattattattatacacataAAAATTCACAACGTTTTATTTGCTTGGAatgtgataaattattttcaaaatatacaaGATTAAAGGGACATCAAAAGAAGCATAAACATTCTGGTATTCAGGAGATAAATGTCGATATTGGTAATAATGACTTAGACATTGATAATACACAGAAAGAACTTGCAGTAAAAATACAAGGAAAAACATTCACCAATTGTAATTTATgtggaaaattaatttttgatttagATCCAGATGCTATTAATGATTTGGTTACTTGTTCTTCTTGTGAAGATTCTACTCTTTCTTTAGTTGTAGATGGAAATGAAGCAAAAGTAATATCACCCCGTCAATATCATTGTTCCAAATGTCCTAAACATTTTGTACGTAAAGAAAGATTAGAATTTCATGAAATGCGAcacaatgaaaatatgaaagaatttatttgtaGTACTTGTGGTAAAGAGTTTAGTGcagaaaattctttatatGAGCATTATCTCTTTGTTCATAAGGGTGCAAGACCTTATGTTTGTGAATTATGTGGTAAGTCGTTTCAATTGAAAGCACGTCTACGAGAGCATCATCGTACTCATACTGGTGAAAGACCTTTTCAATGTGATGTGTGTGAACAAAAATGTACAACTAAAAATGCTTTAAGACTTCatagaaaaatacatttttctcataaccgttatatttgtaatatttgtaataagtcatttagaaagaaacaaaatatgaaTGAACATTTAGAAAAACATTGGaaacatgataaaaatatattattaccaCAAGTATTTACATGCCCTATATGTATGGAGGATTTTCCAACatatagaatgttaaaatatcatatgatAGAAACCCACGAAATTAGTAATCAAGATCCAATTTTAATTGAACAAAAACCATGGTATGAATGTGAAGAGTGTCACGAAAAATTTAAACATCAAATGTCCTTAAAGGCACACAAAGAACGAATACATGAGGGTAAAGTAGATCCTATATATCAATGTGATATTTGTAATGCCTCTTATAGAGTAAAACaacttttaataaatcatataagaAGTAAACACAATGgcgaaaaacgatataaatgtgCACAGTGTGAGAAAGGTTTTAATGATACTAAATCTCTGTATAATCATGTTCTTCTACATACTGGTAAAAAACCATTTGTTTGCGAATATTGCAATATGAGTTTTAGACGTAAAGATTCGAGGGATCATCATCAAAGAAAGCATACAGGTGAATTACCTTATCAATGTCAGGATTGTGGAGAACATTTTGCTTCATACAATTATCGATCAAAGCATCGTAAACAGCATCATGATAAAGGTGATTTAGAATGTCCTGAATGTGGAGAAAAATGTAATGATCAACAAGAAATTAGAATTCATTTGAATAATCATCtaggagaaaaattaaagcAGTTGCAAAATGTCTAA
- the LOC124426295 gene encoding zinc finger protein 615-like isoform X3, producing the protein MILLVSNPQNCDYSFQISLAIVGHTEKTYPTKEQNLQNFEKPIALNIKQDNVNPQNCIKLKANMNGESIEIKDINRKNTLTYNMIGKENSLNRTQKDVKRKFKRNIKYKETSDSVKIPKLEVIYEPYSELVNCKDTNTSVKLESTYDNIVWFNCEKNYKKHDRIINNEDIKTDDKDNIKSCPRIVCNLCGARYLSQSKYEFHMERHKFDCMDKYVCTVCKKKASNENLLWDHYYYTHKNSQRFICLECDKLFSKYTRLKGHQKKHKHSGIQEINVDIGNNDLDIDNTQKELAVKIQGKTFTNCNLCGKLIFDLDPDAINDLVTCSSCEDSTLSLVVDGNEAKVISPRQYHCSKCPKHFVRKERLEFHEMRHNENMKEFICSTCGKEFSAENSLYEHYLFVHKGARPYVCELCGKSFQLKARLREHHRTHTGERPFQCDVCEQKCTTKNALRLHRKIHFSHNRYICNICNKSFRKKQNMNEHLEKHWKHDKNILLPQVFTCPICMEDFPTYRMLKYHMIETHEISNQDPILIEQKPWYECEECHEKFKHQMSLKAHKERIHEGKVDPIYQCDICNASYRVKQLLINHIRSKHNGEKRYKCAQCEKGFNDTKSLYNHVLLHTGKKPFVCEYCNMSFRRKDSRDHHQRKHTGELPYQCQDCGEHFASYNYRSKHRKQHHDKGDLECPECGEKCNDQQEIRIHLNNHLGEKLKQLQNV; encoded by the coding sequence atgatattattagtTAGTAATCCACAAAACTGTGATTATAGTTTTCAAATTTCACTAGCAATTGTTGGTCATACTGAAAAAACTTACCCAACAAAAGAGCAAAATCTTCAAAACTTCGAAAAACCAATAGCGCTTAATATAAAACAAGACAATGTAAATCCACAAAATTGTATCAAATTAAAAGCAAATATGAATGGAGAAagtattgaaataaaagacattaatcgtaaaaatacATTGACATATAATATGATTGGTAAGGAAAATTCCTTAAATAGGACACAGAAAGatgtcaaaagaaaatttaagagaaatataaaatataaagaaacttCAGATTCTGTTAAGATTCCTAAATTAGAAGTAATTTATGAGCCATATTCTGAACTTGTAAATTGTAAGGATACAAATACATCAGTAAAATTAGAATCTACttatgataatattgtatGGTTCAATTGTGAAAAAAACTATAAGAAGCACGACagaatcattaataatgaGGATATTAAAACAGACgacaaagataatataaaatcttgtCCAAGAATTGTATGTAATTTATGTGGTGCTCGATATCTTTCACAATCAAAATATGAATTTCATATGGAAAGACACAAATTTGATTGTAtggataaatatgtatgtactgtttgtaaaaaaaaagcaagtaatgaaaatttattgtgggatcattattattatacacataAAAATTCACAACGTTTTATTTGCTTGGAatgtgataaattattttcaaaatatacaaGATTAAAGGGACATCAAAAGAAGCATAAACATTCTGGTATTCAGGAGATAAATGTCGATATTGGTAATAATGACTTAGACATTGATAATACACAGAAAGAACTTGCAGTAAAAATACAAGGAAAAACATTCACCAATTGTAATTTATgtggaaaattaatttttgatttagATCCAGATGCTATTAATGATTTGGTTACTTGTTCTTCTTGTGAAGATTCTACTCTTTCTTTAGTTGTAGATGGAAATGAAGCAAAAGTAATATCACCCCGTCAATATCATTGTTCCAAATGTCCTAAACATTTTGTACGTAAAGAAAGATTAGAATTTCATGAAATGCGAcacaatgaaaatatgaaagaatttatttgtaGTACTTGTGGTAAAGAGTTTAGTGcagaaaattctttatatGAGCATTATCTCTTTGTTCATAAGGGTGCAAGACCTTATGTTTGTGAATTATGTGGTAAGTCGTTTCAATTGAAAGCACGTCTACGAGAGCATCATCGTACTCATACTGGTGAAAGACCTTTTCAATGTGATGTGTGTGAACAAAAATGTACAACTAAAAATGCTTTAAGACTTCatagaaaaatacatttttctcataaccgttatatttgtaatatttgtaataagtcatttagaaagaaacaaaatatgaaTGAACATTTAGAAAAACATTGGaaacatgataaaaatatattattaccaCAAGTATTTACATGCCCTATATGTATGGAGGATTTTCCAACatatagaatgttaaaatatcatatgatAGAAACCCACGAAATTAGTAATCAAGATCCAATTTTAATTGAACAAAAACCATGGTATGAATGTGAAGAGTGTCACGAAAAATTTAAACATCAAATGTCCTTAAAGGCACACAAAGAACGAATACATGAGGGTAAAGTAGATCCTATATATCAATGTGATATTTGTAATGCCTCTTATAGAGTAAAACaacttttaataaatcatataagaAGTAAACACAATGgcgaaaaacgatataaatgtgCACAGTGTGAGAAAGGTTTTAATGATACTAAATCTCTGTATAATCATGTTCTTCTACATACTGGTAAAAAACCATTTGTTTGCGAATATTGCAATATGAGTTTTAGACGTAAAGATTCGAGGGATCATCATCAAAGAAAGCATACAGGTGAATTACCTTATCAATGTCAGGATTGTGGAGAACATTTTGCTTCATACAATTATCGATCAAAGCATCGTAAACAGCATCATGATAAAGGTGATTTAGAATGTCCTGAATGTGGAGAAAAATGTAATGATCAACAAGAAATTAGAATTCATTTGAATAATCATCtaggagaaaaattaaagcAGTTGCAAAATGTCTAA
- the LOC124426295 gene encoding zinc finger protein 615-like isoform X2, translated as MYVNISPLDDGSKFVCISCHDKVILYHKFIQEVLKYERELNNGKSNCFHEFTRNEKEQTDIFAKICNDTVCTCPNCNVDLMILLVSNPQNCDYSFQISLAIVGHTEKTYPTKEQNLQNFEKPIALNIKQDNVNPQNCIKLKANMNGESIEIKDINRKNTLTYNMIGKENSLNRTQKDVKRKFKRNIKYKETSDSVKIPKLEVIYEPYSELVNCKDTNTSVKLESTYDNIVWFNCEKNYKKHDRIINNEDIKTDDKDNIKSCPRIVCNLCGARYLSQSKYEFHMERHKFDCMDKYVCTVCKKKASNENLLWDHYYYTHKNSQRFICLECDKLFSKYTRLKGHQKKHKHSGIQEINVDIGNNDLDIDNTQKELAVKIQGKTFTNCNLCGKLIFDLDPDAINDLVTCSSCEDSTLSLVVDGNEAKVISPRQYHCSKCPKHFVRKERLEFHEMRHNENMKEFICSTCGKEFSAENSLYEHYLFVHKGARPYVCELCGKSFQLKARLREHHRTHTGERPFQCDVCEQKCTTKNALRLHRKIHFSHNRYICNICNKSFRKKQNMNEHLEKHWKHDKNILLPQVFTCPICMEDFPTYRMLKYHMIETHEISNQDPILIEQKPWYECEECHEKFKHQMSLKAHKERIHEGKVDPIYQCDICNASYRVKQLLINHIRSKHNGEKRYKCAQCEKGFNDTKSLYNHVLLHTGKKPFVCEYCNMSFRRKDSRDHHQRKHTGELPYQCQDCGEHFASYNYRSKHRKQHHDKGDLECPECGEKCNDQQEIRIHLNNHLGEKLKQLQNV; from the exons ATGTATGTAAAT atatctcCATTGGATGATGGCTCtaaatttgtatgtatatcctGTCATGACAAAGTTATTCTTTATCATAAGTTCATTCAAGAagttttaaaatatgaaagagaatTAAATAACGGAAAAAGTAATTGTTTTCATGAGTTtacaagaaatgaaaaagaacaaacagaTATATTTGCTAAGATTTGTAATGATACAGTATGCACATGTCCAAATTGTAATGTcgatttaatgatattattagtTAGTAATCCACAAAACTGTGATTATAGTTTTCAAATTTCACTAGCAATTGTTGGTCATACTGAAAAAACTTACCCAACAAAAGAGCAAAATCTTCAAAACTTCGAAAAACCAATAGCGCTTAATATAAAACAAGACAATGTAAATCCACAAAATTGTATCAAATTAAAAGCAAATATGAATGGAGAAagtattgaaataaaagacattaatcgtaaaaatacATTGACATATAATATGATTGGTAAGGAAAATTCCTTAAATAGGACACAGAAAGatgtcaaaagaaaatttaagagaaatataaaatataaagaaacttCAGATTCTGTTAAGATTCCTAAATTAGAAGTAATTTATGAGCCATATTCTGAACTTGTAAATTGTAAGGATACAAATACATCAGTAAAATTAGAATCTACttatgataatattgtatGGTTCAATTGTGAAAAAAACTATAAGAAGCACGACagaatcattaataatgaGGATATTAAAACAGACgacaaagataatataaaatcttgtCCAAGAATTGTATGTAATTTATGTGGTGCTCGATATCTTTCACAATCAAAATATGAATTTCATATGGAAAGACACAAATTTGATTGTAtggataaatatgtatgtactgtttgtaaaaaaaaagcaagtaatgaaaatttattgtgggatcattattattatacacataAAAATTCACAACGTTTTATTTGCTTGGAatgtgataaattattttcaaaatatacaaGATTAAAGGGACATCAAAAGAAGCATAAACATTCTGGTATTCAGGAGATAAATGTCGATATTGGTAATAATGACTTAGACATTGATAATACACAGAAAGAACTTGCAGTAAAAATACAAGGAAAAACATTCACCAATTGTAATTTATgtggaaaattaatttttgatttagATCCAGATGCTATTAATGATTTGGTTACTTGTTCTTCTTGTGAAGATTCTACTCTTTCTTTAGTTGTAGATGGAAATGAAGCAAAAGTAATATCACCCCGTCAATATCATTGTTCCAAATGTCCTAAACATTTTGTACGTAAAGAAAGATTAGAATTTCATGAAATGCGAcacaatgaaaatatgaaagaatttatttgtaGTACTTGTGGTAAAGAGTTTAGTGcagaaaattctttatatGAGCATTATCTCTTTGTTCATAAGGGTGCAAGACCTTATGTTTGTGAATTATGTGGTAAGTCGTTTCAATTGAAAGCACGTCTACGAGAGCATCATCGTACTCATACTGGTGAAAGACCTTTTCAATGTGATGTGTGTGAACAAAAATGTACAACTAAAAATGCTTTAAGACTTCatagaaaaatacatttttctcataaccgttatatttgtaatatttgtaataagtcatttagaaagaaacaaaatatgaaTGAACATTTAGAAAAACATTGGaaacatgataaaaatatattattaccaCAAGTATTTACATGCCCTATATGTATGGAGGATTTTCCAACatatagaatgttaaaatatcatatgatAGAAACCCACGAAATTAGTAATCAAGATCCAATTTTAATTGAACAAAAACCATGGTATGAATGTGAAGAGTGTCACGAAAAATTTAAACATCAAATGTCCTTAAAGGCACACAAAGAACGAATACATGAGGGTAAAGTAGATCCTATATATCAATGTGATATTTGTAATGCCTCTTATAGAGTAAAACaacttttaataaatcatataagaAGTAAACACAATGgcgaaaaacgatataaatgtgCACAGTGTGAGAAAGGTTTTAATGATACTAAATCTCTGTATAATCATGTTCTTCTACATACTGGTAAAAAACCATTTGTTTGCGAATATTGCAATATGAGTTTTAGACGTAAAGATTCGAGGGATCATCATCAAAGAAAGCATACAGGTGAATTACCTTATCAATGTCAGGATTGTGGAGAACATTTTGCTTCATACAATTATCGATCAAAGCATCGTAAACAGCATCATGATAAAGGTGATTTAGAATGTCCTGAATGTGGAGAAAAATGTAATGATCAACAAGAAATTAGAATTCATTTGAATAATCATCtaggagaaaaattaaagcAGTTGCAAAATGTCTAA